A single region of the Syngnathoides biaculeatus isolate LvHL_M chromosome 17, ASM1980259v1, whole genome shotgun sequence genome encodes:
- the ptcd2 gene encoding pentatricopeptide repeat-containing protein 2, mitochondrial isoform X2, whose product MALRRFSSSCCRWFLRHPSSPSATLSALLQAGWIGWRVGAKRHLLSEDVVRLEEFQRRKLAVAHLNAGTDGNFIDLFGRKLRRNSLVLRDELKLLLHLCQSAEDMKTARDAIYRYHAENRNVAHGEFKFGPVFMRLCYELGLEKMAAATLTDKEMRGFFGDPTSFNIAIDMLFVKGCHEDALEVLRSMRSQNVAFNKDTLMLASAVCYKLNSTESHAICTSLIEEAQVKGHFVSRHAYCFAVALALKQNDIEKAQLLFSQILITDSRLCQNLKVLLLATSGAVQEAVMILFSAAKLSKGPSFVRKPEFSQEVLDQLRARAEGGERAAGTERVLSQLERAGRVTPLTLDDMLCRTPAPKRKAAAMAEQRPSGRRTPKPLRSALLSE is encoded by the exons ATGGCGCTGAGGAGGTTTTCGTCCTCATGTTGTCGTTGGTTTTTACGTCATCCAAGTTCTCCAAGTGCGACGCTTTCAGCTTTACTGCAAGCAGGTTGGATCGGGTGGCGTGTGGGAG CTAAAAGGCATCTGCTATCAGAGGATGTCGTCAGACTTGAAGAGTTCCAGCGAAGGAAGCTGGCAGTGGCTCACCTGAACGCTGGAACCGATG GGAATTTTATCGACTTGTTCGGCCGCAAGCTCCGGAGGAACAGCCTGGTTCTGCGAGACGAGCTCAAGCTGCTGCTCCACTTGTGTCAGTCTGCGGAGGACATGAAGACGGCCCGAGACGCCATTTACAG GTACCACGCGGAAAACCGGAACGTGGCGCACGGGGAGTTCAAGTTTGGCCCCGTATTCATGAGACTGTGCTACGAGCTGGGACTGGAGAAGATGGCCGCTGCTACGCTTACTGATAAG GAAATGAGAGGCTTTTTCGGCGACCCCACTTCCTTCAACATCGCCATAGACATGCTGTTCGTCAAGGGCTGTCATGAAG ACGCCCTGGAGGTGTTGCGGTCCATGAGGAGCCAAAATGTTGCGTTCAACAAAGACACACTGATGCTGGCCTCTGCTGTCTGCTATAAACTG AACTCGACCGAGTCGCACGCAATCTGCACGTCGCTCATCGAGGAGGCGCAGGTCAAAGGTCATTTTGTCTCCAGGCACGCTTACTGCTTTGCTGTGGCTTTAGCGCTCAAACAG AATGACATTGAAAAGGCGCAACTATTGTTTTCGCAAATCTTGATTACAGACAGTCGACTGTGCCAAAACTTGAAG GTTTTGTTACTAGCGACGTCCGGAGCGGTGCAAGAAGCCGTCATGATCCTTTTTTCTGCGGCCAAACTCTCGAAAGGCCCGTCCTTTGTCAGGAAGCCGGAATTTTCCCAAGAGGTG TTGGATCAGCTGCGGGCGCGGGCCGAGGGCGGAGAGCGGGCGGCCGGAACCGAGCGGGTGCTTTCGCAGCTGGAGCGCGCCGGTCGGGTGACGCCGCTCACCCTGGACGACATGCTGTGCCGCACGCCCGCCCCCAAAAGGAAAGCGGCGGCCATGGCGGAGCAGAGGCCGAGCGGCAGGAGGACGCCGAAGCCGCTTCGCTCCGCGCTGCTGTCGGAGTGA
- the ptcd2 gene encoding pentatricopeptide repeat-containing protein 2, mitochondrial isoform X1, with the protein MALRRFSSSCCRWFLRHPSSPSATLSALLQAGWIGWRVGAKRHLLSEDVVRLEEFQRRKLAVAHLNAGTDGNFIDLFGRKLRRNSLVLRDELKLLLHLCQSAEDMKTARDAIYRYGAFRVLSHGAAREVTTSPPFPRYHAENRNVAHGEFKFGPVFMRLCYELGLEKMAAATLTDKEMRGFFGDPTSFNIAIDMLFVKGCHEDALEVLRSMRSQNVAFNKDTLMLASAVCYKLNSTESHAICTSLIEEAQVKGHFVSRHAYCFAVALALKQNDIEKAQLLFSQILITDSRLCQNLKVLLLATSGAVQEAVMILFSAAKLSKGPSFVRKPEFSQEVLDQLRARAEGGERAAGTERVLSQLERAGRVTPLTLDDMLCRTPAPKRKAAAMAEQRPSGRRTPKPLRSALLSE; encoded by the exons ATGGCGCTGAGGAGGTTTTCGTCCTCATGTTGTCGTTGGTTTTTACGTCATCCAAGTTCTCCAAGTGCGACGCTTTCAGCTTTACTGCAAGCAGGTTGGATCGGGTGGCGTGTGGGAG CTAAAAGGCATCTGCTATCAGAGGATGTCGTCAGACTTGAAGAGTTCCAGCGAAGGAAGCTGGCAGTGGCTCACCTGAACGCTGGAACCGATG GGAATTTTATCGACTTGTTCGGCCGCAAGCTCCGGAGGAACAGCCTGGTTCTGCGAGACGAGCTCAAGCTGCTGCTCCACTTGTGTCAGTCTGCGGAGGACATGAAGACGGCCCGAGACGCCATTTACAGGTACGGCGCCTTTCGCGTACTATCCCACGGCGCTGCCCGTGAGGTCACGACGTCGCCGCCGTTCCCCAGGTACCACGCGGAAAACCGGAACGTGGCGCACGGGGAGTTCAAGTTTGGCCCCGTATTCATGAGACTGTGCTACGAGCTGGGACTGGAGAAGATGGCCGCTGCTACGCTTACTGATAAG GAAATGAGAGGCTTTTTCGGCGACCCCACTTCCTTCAACATCGCCATAGACATGCTGTTCGTCAAGGGCTGTCATGAAG ACGCCCTGGAGGTGTTGCGGTCCATGAGGAGCCAAAATGTTGCGTTCAACAAAGACACACTGATGCTGGCCTCTGCTGTCTGCTATAAACTG AACTCGACCGAGTCGCACGCAATCTGCACGTCGCTCATCGAGGAGGCGCAGGTCAAAGGTCATTTTGTCTCCAGGCACGCTTACTGCTTTGCTGTGGCTTTAGCGCTCAAACAG AATGACATTGAAAAGGCGCAACTATTGTTTTCGCAAATCTTGATTACAGACAGTCGACTGTGCCAAAACTTGAAG GTTTTGTTACTAGCGACGTCCGGAGCGGTGCAAGAAGCCGTCATGATCCTTTTTTCTGCGGCCAAACTCTCGAAAGGCCCGTCCTTTGTCAGGAAGCCGGAATTTTCCCAAGAGGTG TTGGATCAGCTGCGGGCGCGGGCCGAGGGCGGAGAGCGGGCGGCCGGAACCGAGCGGGTGCTTTCGCAGCTGGAGCGCGCCGGTCGGGTGACGCCGCTCACCCTGGACGACATGCTGTGCCGCACGCCCGCCCCCAAAAGGAAAGCGGCGGCCATGGCGGAGCAGAGGCCGAGCGGCAGGAGGACGCCGAAGCCGCTTCGCTCCGCGCTGCTGTCGGAGTGA